GGACAGCCCCTCAAGCAGGAACCATCAGCCTTTCCGGGAGCATCTGGTATGCCCAACCCGGCCTGGACAGGAGCAATGATTTTTACCTCTATATCGGAGACACCCTCCTTGCTTCAGGGACGATCAGCGAGGCAAACCATAACGGCAAGGCAAATGCCTTGGCTTTCCTTGATGCCCTTTATCCCGGCCAGACCCTCACTGACCTGACGGTCGGGGCAGATGACGTTGTGAAACTGCTTATCGTCCAGTCCAGCGGTCAAACATATGGCACCGTGTCAGGCGTAGAGTTGACTATCGCGGAAACAGCCGCACCAGTTCCACTTCCTTCCGCGTTGCTTCTTTTTGCTCCCGGTCTTGCCGGACTTGCAGTAATAAGGAGAAGATTTAAAAAGTAATCATAAACGATCAATCATCAAGGCAGGGTCAATTCGGCCCTGCCTTTTTTGTCCGTCTGATCTTCCTTCTTCTGCTATTATAAGAACGGTCTCAACCTCAAATTTCCCTGTCGAACTTTCTTCTTCCCTCTGCTATACACACCTCCTGATGTATTATAATACCCAGGCCTTTCGGTGTGTCTATTATTTTGGAGGAAGATCAGTATATTCATGAGTCTTGAAAGTCCTCAAAAGTGAAAAGGCAAAGGTAGTAACTCCCGCTCCATATTACAATAAATTGTCGTATTTAACCTACTCAAATTGTAGTACATATCCTACATACAATAAATTATAATTGTTATACGATGTTAAATAATTATAGAAAAAGCCGAACCACTGGTGACGGGAGCCGGAAAGTAACGGGTCTTAAATAGACAGCCGGTTTGTATGACAATTAAAATCATAGGAGGTTAGGTATGAAGAAGTTGATTTTAATAGCAGTGATGATATTGGGAATAGCGACGCTGGCACAGGCAGCTATAACTAGCACCACTTTTGACAAAAATCTCGAAGGTTGGAGCGCGATCGAAGACGGTGTCATTTCATACTCTGAAGCAGGAGGCAGTGGCGGTGGCGGGGGATTTGCACAGATGCAAGACCTTGC
The nucleotide sequence above comes from Pseudomonadota bacterium. Encoded proteins:
- a CDS encoding VPLPA-CTERM sorting domain-containing protein is translated as MKKFVFFKLFAALVVSIILMAPTLAMSAPIVYNLQSDWSKTDNPNGAWTEWKGSTILPHQKGTGDPFSNGFDFFAMGNSRGNFLPAWWKDTDGNVYTHSWDSSNGGSYGKSILTWTAPQAGTISLSGSIWYAQPGLDRSNDFYLYIGDTLLASGTISEANHNGKANALAFLDALYPGQTLTDLTVGADDVVKLLIVQSSGQTYGTVSGVELTIAETAAPVPLPSALLLFAPGLAGLAVIRRRFKK